A genomic window from Terrisporobacter glycolicus ATCC 14880 = DSM 1288 includes:
- a CDS encoding M15 family metallopeptidase yields the protein MKLKNKLVGIIVILGTIIFVGGNNPLVGLSNHKNSYISENSANTSTKNSKYLMLVNKKNPLNLDYEPKNLVKPNVKFLSSTSEECRQMDETAAKALEELFQGAKEENIILLGSSAYRSYRSQVRVLNDEISSKGVNYANKYVAKPGNSEHQSGLAIDVTNEARCFDKTSPEAQWLANNAHRFGFILRYLEGKENITGYNYEPWHIRYVGKDAAKEIHKRNITLEEYLNDMV from the coding sequence ATGAAATTAAAAAACAAATTAGTAGGAATTATAGTTATTTTAGGAACGATAATATTTGTAGGAGGAAATAACCCTTTAGTAGGATTATCAAATCACAAGAATTCTTATATAAGTGAAAATAGTGCAAATACCAGTACAAAGAACAGTAAATATCTTATGTTAGTTAATAAGAAAAATCCATTAAATCTTGATTATGAGCCTAAAAATTTGGTTAAACCAAATGTGAAATTTTTAAGTAGTACTAGTGAAGAATGTAGACAAATGGATGAAACTGCAGCAAAAGCTTTGGAAGAATTATTCCAAGGAGCTAAAGAAGAAAATATAATTCTTTTAGGATCTTCAGCATATAGATCTTACAGAAGTCAGGTTAGGGTTCTTAATGATGAGATTAGTTCAAAGGGTGTAAACTATGCCAATAAATATGTGGCTAAGCCAGGCAACAGTGAGCATCAAAGTGGATTAGCAATAGATGTAACAAATGAGGCAAGATGTTTTGACAAAACAAGTCCAGAGGCACAGTGGTTAGCAAATAATGCTCACAGATTTGGATTTATATTACGTTATCTAGAGGGAAAAGAAAATATCACAGGATATAATTATGAGCCATGGCATATCAGATATGTGGGTAAAGATGCAGCAAAAGAGATTCATAAAAGAAATATTACTTTAGAGGAGTATTTAAATGATATGGTATAA
- a CDS encoding response regulator transcription factor has translation MASKILVVDDEKEIRNLIEIYLKNEGYTVIKASNGEEALKVLEKEEIQLMILDIMMPKMDGMEVCRRVREHLNIPILMLSAKSEDMDKIAGIMTGADDYLTKPFNPLELSVRVKALLRRTYYFNNMNKEEDIINIETLTIDKNNRTVKVGDTEITFTAREFDILYLLGSNRGRVYSSEEIFTKVWKEDYFGSNNTVMVHMSRIREKLEKYIEGNKIIQTVWGVGYKIEK, from the coding sequence ATGGCTAGTAAAATTCTTGTAGTAGATGATGAAAAAGAAATTAGAAATTTAATTGAAATATATTTGAAAAATGAAGGTTATACTGTGATAAAAGCCAGTAATGGAGAGGAAGCTCTTAAGGTATTGGAAAAAGAGGAAATACAACTTATGATACTAGATATAATGATGCCAAAGATGGATGGAATGGAAGTATGCAGAAGGGTTAGAGAACATTTAAATATACCTATTCTTATGCTTAGTGCTAAGTCTGAAGACATGGACAAGATTGCGGGTATTATGACTGGGGCAGACGATTATTTAACAAAGCCTTTTAATCCATTGGAATTATCAGTAAGAGTAAAGGCACTTCTTAGAAGAACTTATTATTTTAATAACATGAACAAAGAAGAAGATATTATAAATATTGAAACTTTGACTATAGATAAAAATAATAGAACAGTTAAAGTTGGAGACACAGAAATAACTTTTACAGCGAGGGAGTTTGATATTTTATATTTACTAGGTAGCAATAGGGGGAGAGTTTATAGTTCGGAAGAAATATTTACTAAGGTATGGAAAGAAGATTATTTTGGTTCAAACAACACGGTTATGGTTCACATGAGTAGAATAAGAGAAAAGTTAGAAAAATATATAGAAGGAAATAAAATAATTCAAACTGTATGGGGAGTTGGTTATAAAATTGAAAAATAA
- a CDS encoding sensor histidine kinase has protein sequence MKNKRRIFKYIIISALEFVISVILSLATFWILYKVTYDLYINYRTPILNVVIKALFRLNDNFFAGNIYGIIGILIFLSIYSLITYKKYRNVSLLVDNVEEMSKGNLDKKIEIKSRGDIDQVAQNINSIVEQLKDITVEERKAQQTKTDLITNVSHDLRTPLTSVIGYLNLIEEGRYKDEVELMYYVDIAYEKSLNLNILINDLFELTKMQNRVVNFNKVELNLVELIGQLISQFEIQFRQENMNCRIDFSVDKLILNADPIKLVRAFENLITNAMRYGKDGHYVDIKVFTEKKMAVVQVINYGEPIPILDLPHIFDRFYRVEKSRNTFKGGSGLGLAITKNIIEAHDGSICAISNNESTIFEVKIPYLDEDKLYKLTE, from the coding sequence TTGAAAAATAAAAGAAGGATTTTTAAATATATAATAATCAGCGCTTTAGAATTTGTAATAAGTGTAATATTAAGCTTAGCTACTTTTTGGATATTATATAAAGTAACTTATGATTTATATATTAATTATCGAACTCCAATATTAAATGTAGTAATTAAAGCTTTGTTTAGATTGAACGATAATTTTTTTGCAGGAAATATATACGGAATTATAGGAATTTTAATTTTTCTTTCAATATATTCTCTTATTACTTATAAGAAGTATAGAAATGTATCACTGTTAGTGGATAATGTGGAAGAAATGTCAAAAGGAAATTTGGACAAGAAAATAGAGATAAAATCAAGGGGAGATATTGATCAAGTAGCACAAAATATTAATAGTATAGTTGAGCAGCTGAAAGATATAACTGTGGAAGAGAGGAAAGCTCAACAAACTAAGACGGACTTGATTACAAATGTATCTCACGATTTAAGAACACCTTTAACTTCAGTTATAGGATATTTAAATCTTATTGAAGAAGGAAGATACAAGGATGAAGTGGAGCTTATGTACTACGTGGATATAGCTTACGAAAAATCTTTAAACTTAAACATACTGATTAACGATTTATTTGAACTTACTAAAATGCAAAATAGAGTTGTTAATTTTAATAAAGTAGAACTAAATTTAGTAGAGCTAATAGGTCAGTTAATTTCTCAGTTTGAAATACAATTTAGACAAGAAAATATGAATTGTAGAATAGACTTTTCTGTGGACAAACTTATATTAAATGCTGATCCAATTAAGTTAGTAAGAGCTTTTGAAAATCTTATTACAAATGCCATGAGATATGGAAAAGATGGACATTATGTGGATATAAAAGTATTTACAGAAAAGAAAATGGCAGTAGTCCAGGTAATAAATTATGGAGAGCCTATTCCAATACTGGATCTACCTCATATATTTGATAGATTTTATAGAGTAGAAAAATCAAGAAATACATTCAAAGGTGGCTCAGGTTTAGGACTTGCCATTACAAAAAATATTATAGAAGCTCATGATGGAAGTATTTGTGCTATTAGCAATAATGAAAGTACTATTTTTGAAGTTAAAATACCATATTTAGATGAAGATAAACTCTACAAGTTAACAGAATAA
- a CDS encoding protein adenylyltransferase SelO, with product MAQENQSNNMGWNFDNSYKNLPRSFYSEIDLNPVRKSELVVLNKPLAEELKLNTESLKSEEGLQVLAGNKKVEGGAYIAQAYSGHQFGNFTMLGDGRAVLIGEQKLDNKTSVTGFDTNRYDIQLKGSGKTPYSRGGDGRAVLGPMLREYIISEAMYNLGIPTTRSLAVVKTGENIYREYVKEGAILTRVATSHLRFGTFEYASNYLGKEEVKKLADYAIERHYPYVRSNENKYLSFLKEVTKAHAELTAKWLCVGFIHGVMNTDNMTISGETIDYGPCAFMDIYNPDTVFSSIDYHGRYAYKNQPKMASWNICRFAETLLPLISEDGDTAIDLAQKAIFEFSDLHFKYWFSKMRSKLGLFNEEAMDKAIIEDLLTMMEKYKEDYTNTFLSLTYRKNMNRGMFLTAEFTNWYKNWQERLERQEESIEEAYELMKTSNPVVIPRNHRVEEALDAADNGDFTVMENLLSVISNPYEYKVECEKYFDLPQPSDLPYRTYCGT from the coding sequence ATGGCACAGGAAAATCAAAGTAATAATATGGGCTGGAATTTTGATAATAGTTATAAAAATTTACCAAGGTCTTTTTATAGTGAAATAGATTTAAATCCAGTGAGAAAATCAGAGCTAGTTGTTTTAAATAAGCCTTTAGCAGAAGAGTTGAAATTAAACACAGAATCATTGAAAAGTGAAGAAGGTTTACAAGTTTTAGCTGGAAATAAAAAAGTTGAAGGCGGTGCATATATTGCACAGGCTTATAGTGGTCATCAATTTGGCAATTTCACAATGTTAGGTGATGGAAGAGCCGTTTTAATTGGTGAACAAAAACTGGATAATAAAACTTCAGTGACAGGTTTTGATACAAATAGATATGATATTCAGTTGAAGGGAAGTGGAAAAACACCGTATTCTCGTGGTGGTGATGGAAGGGCAGTACTTGGACCAATGCTGCGTGAGTATATAATTAGTGAAGCTATGTACAACCTTGGAATACCAACAACTCGCAGTTTAGCAGTAGTAAAAACAGGAGAAAATATTTATAGAGAATATGTGAAAGAAGGGGCCATACTTACTAGAGTTGCAACAAGTCATCTTAGATTTGGAACTTTTGAATATGCTTCAAACTACTTGGGAAAAGAAGAAGTGAAAAAATTAGCTGATTATGCCATCGAGAGACATTACCCTTACGTGAGAAGTAATGAAAATAAATATTTGAGTTTTCTAAAAGAAGTAACAAAAGCTCATGCAGAATTAACTGCTAAATGGCTATGTGTTGGTTTTATTCATGGAGTAATGAATACAGACAATATGACTATTAGTGGAGAGACTATTGATTATGGACCTTGTGCATTTATGGATATTTATAATCCAGACACTGTATTTAGTTCTATTGATTATCATGGAAGATATGCTTACAAAAATCAGCCTAAAATGGCATCTTGGAATATATGCAGATTTGCAGAAACACTGTTACCTTTAATAAGTGAAGATGGGGATACTGCCATAGATCTGGCACAAAAGGCAATATTTGAGTTTTCTGATTTGCATTTTAAGTATTGGTTCTCAAAAATGAGAAGTAAACTAGGGTTGTTCAATGAAGAGGCTATGGATAAGGCTATAATAGAAGATTTATTGACTATGATGGAAAAATATAAAGAAGATTATACAAATACTTTTTTATCGTTAACTTATAGAAAAAACATGAACAGAGGAATGTTCCTTACAGCTGAATTTACAAACTGGTATAAAAATTGGCAAGAAAGATTGGAAAGACAAGAAGAGTCTATTGAGGAAGCTTATGAGCTTATGAAAACGTCAAATCCAGTAGTTATACCAAGGAATCACAGAGTAGAAGAAGCATTGGATGCAGCAGATAATGGAGACTTCACAGTAATGGAAAATTTGCTTTCTGTTATTAGTAATCCTTATGAATATAAAGTAGAGTGTGAAAAATATTTTGATTTGCCACAACCGTCAGATTTACCTTATAGAACTTATTGTGGAACATAA
- a CDS encoding SH3 domain-containing protein, with protein MNKKDKSFLAMSLGIAITSQNLMIIANADSIKSKSSSDVTILSDDDFEIKVGTNSQNKVSKDSPKYQPDPEENKTYSMGSMGESNYRTFMSNRVALSPQKATLSNPKAIGSGSVTSSSLSVRSGPSTSNGVIGTLKISETVEILGKSSDWYKIDFKGKQGYVQASYLKLNPIEKGIDVSKWNGTINWSSVKNSGVDYVIIRAGYGTSTIDPKFKTYIEGAKSVGLKIGVYWFSYATTPENAAIEAQACLNAISPYKNSITYPVFFDFEYDSVRYANNNGVKVTKDLATRMANSFLNKVESKGYTSGIYTNKDFSSSYFTNDLINSNNLWVAQYSSTNTFGKPYSMWQYSEKGSVPGISGYVDLNYTCLKTFGGNSGNDDTSTPSGNQGVTTANVNFRKSASTSSSIIETIPKNTTVEIVDKSTSGWYKVKYKGNTGYVSKDYVKLNGSGSDDDNTSTPSFEKGVTTANVNFRKSASTSSSIIATIPKNTTVEVVDKSTSGWYKVKYKGNTGYVSKDYVKLNGSGSDDDNTSTPSSEKGVTTANVNFRKSASTSSSIIATIPKNTTVEVIDKSNSKWYKVKYKGNTGYVSKDYVKLNGSGSDDDNTSTPSSEKGVTTANVNFRKSSSTSSSIIATIPKNTTVEVVDKSTSGWYKVKYKGNTGYVSKDYVKLNGSGSDDNNTSTPSSEKGITSANVNFRKSASTSSSIIATIPKNTTIEIVDKSNSKWYKVKYKGNTGYVSKDYVKLNGSNSNTSSSNKGVTSANLNLRKSTSTSSSIITTIPKNTTIEIVNKLSSGWYKVKYKSYTGYVVGSYIKI; from the coding sequence ATGAATAAAAAAGATAAATCTTTTTTGGCTATGTCCTTAGGTATTGCTATCACTTCTCAAAATCTAATGATCATAGCAAATGCAGATTCAATTAAGTCAAAATCAAGTAGCGACGTTACTATTTTATCCGATGATGATTTTGAAATAAAAGTAGGTACAAATTCTCAAAACAAAGTTTCCAAAGATTCACCTAAATATCAACCGGACCCTGAGGAAAACAAAACTTATAGTATGGGCAGTATGGGGGAAAGCAATTATAGAACCTTTATGTCTAATAGAGTGGCTCTTTCTCCTCAAAAAGCAACTTTATCTAACCCAAAAGCTATTGGTAGCGGAAGTGTAACATCAAGTTCTTTAAGTGTAAGAAGTGGTCCATCTACTTCAAATGGTGTAATTGGTACATTAAAAATCAGTGAAACTGTTGAAATACTAGGTAAAAGTAGCGATTGGTACAAAATTGATTTCAAAGGTAAACAAGGATATGTTCAAGCATCTTATTTAAAATTAAATCCAATTGAAAAAGGTATAGATGTAAGTAAATGGAACGGAACTATCAATTGGAGTAGTGTAAAAAATTCTGGTGTTGACTACGTTATTATAAGAGCTGGATATGGAACATCTACTATAGACCCAAAATTCAAAACTTATATTGAAGGTGCAAAAAGTGTTGGACTTAAAATAGGTGTATATTGGTTTAGTTATGCAACTACTCCTGAAAATGCTGCTATCGAGGCTCAAGCTTGCTTAAATGCCATATCGCCTTATAAAAATAGTATTACATACCCTGTGTTTTTCGATTTTGAGTATGATAGCGTCAGATATGCAAATAACAATGGCGTAAAAGTAACAAAGGACTTGGCTACAAGAATGGCTAATTCATTTCTTAATAAAGTTGAATCCAAAGGATATACTTCAGGTATATATACTAATAAAGATTTCAGTAGTTCATACTTCACTAATGATCTTATTAATTCTAATAATTTATGGGTGGCTCAATATTCTTCCACTAATACCTTTGGAAAACCATACTCTATGTGGCAGTACTCAGAAAAAGGCTCTGTTCCTGGCATAAGTGGATATGTTGATTTGAATTATACTTGCTTAAAAACTTTTGGTGGTAACTCTGGTAATGATGATACAAGTACTCCTTCTGGAAATCAAGGGGTTACTACTGCTAATGTTAACTTTAGAAAGAGTGCTTCTACTTCTTCTAGTATTATAGAAACTATTCCTAAAAATACTACTGTTGAAATTGTTGATAAATCTACTTCTGGTTGGTATAAGGTTAAATACAAAGGTAATACTGGATATGTTTCTAAGGATTATGTAAAGTTAAATGGTAGTGGCAGTGATGATGATAACACTAGTACTCCTTCTTTTGAAAAAGGCGTTACTACTGCCAATGTTAATTTTAGAAAGAGTGCTTCTACTTCTTCTAGTATTATAGCTACTATCCCTAAAAATACTACTGTTGAAGTTGTTGATAAATCTACTTCTGGTTGGTATAAGGTTAAATACAAAGGTAATACTGGATATGTTTCTAAGGATTATGTAAAGTTAAATGGTAGTGGCAGTGATGATGATAACACTAGTACTCCTTCTTCTGAAAAAGGCGTTACTACTGCCAATGTTAATTTTAGAAAGAGTGCTTCTACTTCTTCTAGTATTATAGCTACTATCCCTAAAAATACTACTGTTGAAGTTATTGATAAATCTAACTCTAAATGGTATAAAGTTAAATACAAAGGTAATACTGGATATGTTTCTAAGGATTATGTAAAGTTAAATGGTAGTGGCAGTGATGATGATAACACTAGTACTCCTTCTTCTGAAAAAGGCGTTACTACTGCCAATGTTAATTTTAGAAAAAGTTCTTCTACTTCTTCTAGTATTATAGCTACTATTCCTAAAAATACTACTGTTGAAGTTGTTGATAAATCTACTTCTGGTTGGTATAAGGTTAAATACAAAGGTAATACTGGATATGTTTCTAAGGATTATGTAAAGTTAAATGGTAGTGGCAGTGATGATAATAACACTAGTACTCCTTCTTCTGAAAAAGGCATCACTTCTGCCAATGTTAACTTTAGAAAGAGTGCTTCTACTTCTTCTAGTATTATAGCTACTATTCCTAAAAATACTACTATTGAGATTGTTGATAAATCTAACTCTAAATGGTATAAAGTTAAATACAAAGGTAATACTGGATATGTTTCTAAAGATTATGTTAAATTAAATGGCAGTAATTCTAATACATCGTCTTCAAATAAAGGTGTTACTTCTGCTAATCTTAACCTTAGAAAAAGTACTTCTACTTCTTCTAGTATTATAACTACCATTCCTAAAAACACTACTATCGAGATTGTTAATAAGCTATCATCTGGATGGTATAAAGTTAAGTATAAAAGCTATACTGGGTATGTGGTTGGAAGTTATATAAAAATATAA
- a CDS encoding ABC transporter ATP-binding protein — MKNILSVEKIEKYYGNKDNVTKAIDNISFKVGEGEFVGIMGPSGSGKTTLLNCISTIDTVTTGSIVINDKDITRLKSKNLDKFRQNELGFIFQDFNLLDTLTAYENIALALTIKGEKTSEIDGKIKEVAKYLEIETVLNKYPYQMSGGQKQRVASARAIVTDPSLILADEPTGALDSKSARLLLERLESLNQDLKATILMVTHDAFTASYAHRILFIKDGKIFTELVRGKDSRKEFFNRIMEVITLIGGDDNNVF; from the coding sequence ATGAAAAATATATTAAGTGTTGAAAAAATAGAAAAATACTATGGAAATAAAGATAATGTTACAAAAGCCATAGACAATATAAGTTTTAAAGTTGGTGAAGGAGAATTTGTTGGAATAATGGGCCCTAGTGGAAGTGGTAAAACAACACTTCTTAACTGTATCTCAACAATAGATACTGTTACAACTGGAAGTATAGTAATAAATGATAAAGACATTACAAGATTAAAGTCTAAAAACTTAGATAAGTTTAGACAAAATGAGTTAGGATTTATATTCCAAGACTTTAACTTATTAGATACATTAACTGCTTATGAAAATATAGCATTGGCTTTAACAATAAAAGGAGAAAAAACTTCTGAAATAGATGGAAAAATAAAAGAAGTAGCAAAATATTTAGAAATTGAAACAGTATTAAATAAATATCCTTACCAAATGTCTGGGGGACAAAAGCAAAGGGTAGCATCAGCAAGAGCAATAGTAACAGACCCATCATTAATACTTGCTGATGAGCCAACAGGAGCACTTGACTCAAAATCTGCAAGATTATTATTAGAAAGATTAGAAAGTCTTAATCAAGATTTAAAAGCAACCATATTAATGGTTACTCATGATGCTTTTACAGCAAGTTACGCTCATAGAATTTTATTTATAAAGGACGGAAAAATCTTTACAGAATTAGTAAGAGGTAAAGATTCAAGAAAAGAGTTCTTTAATAGAATAATGGAAGTTATTACTCTAATAGGAGGGGATGACAACAATGTATTCTAA